A stretch of Triticum aestivum cultivar Chinese Spring chromosome 1D, IWGSC CS RefSeq v2.1, whole genome shotgun sequence DNA encodes these proteins:
- the LOC123157101 gene encoding uncharacterized protein, translating to MPRNQIGDTVSGEVRRPPNQVGNRRVGPISGAEVPPKQVRDRTPVSVPPPSKQRKDQSVRTVSGGAALPTQVGGRTPVCRRSKKDYRVYLNQLPGRPDVDISTKLDAVQLKELNVRHALYRLKYYQLSQNVPEDKLCYDKLKEDYPPSRLEKESFFKCYEEDGKLGWSFHPDYCQLAGLEDYQRLVPRNYGGYEYVDWDEYHKEFNSYEIEQEYVKYCEELSKKLKWMEAYVLKEQTSLMRGMILTRGTYQAMKIATDFLKIHANLAFSGFYEWFKSMAFDVTNYKEFDVLYYETWQRCNQEVSNVPWSSEQLSNH from the exons ATGCCGCGGAATCAGATCGGCGACACGGTCTCCGGTGAAGTGCGGCGGCCGCCGAACCAAGTAGGGAATCGGAGGGTCGGCCCGATCTCCGGTGCAGAGGTGCCGCCGAAGCAAGTCAGGGATCGAACGCCCGTGTCGGTCCCTCCGCCGTCGAAGCAACGCAAGGATCAGTCGGTCCGCACGGTCTCCGGTGGAGCGGCGCTGCCGACGCAAGTCGGGGGTCGGACGCCCGT CTGCCGCCGAAGCAAGAAAGATTATCGTGTTTATCTCAACCAGCTGCCTGGCAGGCCTGATGTCGATATTTCCACTAAGCTGGATGCTGTGCAGCTCAAGGAGCTCAATGTTCGCCATGCGTTGTATCGCCTCAAGTATTATCAG CTGTCACAAAACGTGCCTGAGGACAAGCTTTGCTATGATAAATTGAAAGAGGACTACCCCCCTAGCCGTCTTGAGAAGGAGAGTTTCTTCAAGTGCTATGAGGAAGATGGCAAATTAGGTTGGTCTTTCCATCCTGATTACTGCCAGCTTGCAGGCCTGGAGGATTACCAACGGCTGGTCCCTCGAAATTAT GGTGGTTATGAGTATGTTGATTGGGATGAATACCATAAGGAATTTAATAGCTATGAGATTGAACAAGAATATGTCAAATATTGTGAAGAATTGTCCAAGAAACTTAAG TGGATGGAAGCTTATGTGCTAAAAGAACAAACATCTCTTATG CGGGGAATGATTTTGACCAGAGGAACTTACCAAGCAATGAAGATCGCCACTGACTTCTTGAAGATACATGCGAACTTAGCCTTTTCTGGCTTCTAT GAGTGGTTCAAGAGCATGGCTTTTGATGTTACGAACTACAAAGAGTTCGATGTACTCTATTATGAGACTTGGCAGAGGTGCAATCAGGAGGTTAGTAATGTACCCTGGTCTTCTGAACAACTTAGCAATCATTGA